A part of Silvimonas soli genomic DNA contains:
- a CDS encoding ABC transporter substrate-binding protein produces MTMKKQVLALLLLSLTSGLALADKLDDIKKAGVLRVAAFDGNPPFGFVDEKTHKIVGLDVDYAQEVAKRLGVKLEITPTNPANRIPLLTANKVDLVFANFTINEERAKVIDFSIPYFASGQQFLAKKGVVKSADQVTSLRIGADKGTTMEATLREKYPNATVVLYDDTPFALTALRNGNVQAITQDGSKLVAILGNLPDKDKYEIPAFSISEELEGVGVPKGEARLTAFLNDTLKDLEKNGTASKIYDRWFGPTTKAPLPRLFKIGDAHIRAQ; encoded by the coding sequence ATGACAATGAAAAAACAAGTACTCGCTCTGCTGCTGCTGTCGCTCACTTCTGGCCTTGCGCTGGCCGACAAACTCGATGACATCAAAAAAGCCGGCGTGCTGCGCGTTGCCGCTTTTGATGGCAACCCACCGTTCGGGTTTGTTGACGAAAAAACCCACAAGATTGTCGGTCTGGATGTCGATTACGCCCAGGAAGTGGCCAAGCGCCTGGGCGTGAAGCTGGAAATCACTCCCACCAATCCGGCCAACCGTATTCCGTTGCTGACCGCCAACAAAGTGGATCTGGTCTTCGCCAACTTCACCATCAACGAAGAACGCGCCAAAGTGATTGATTTCAGCATTCCATACTTTGCCTCTGGCCAGCAATTTCTGGCCAAAAAAGGCGTAGTCAAGAGCGCAGATCAGGTAACGAGCTTGCGCATTGGCGCCGACAAAGGCACCACCATGGAAGCCACGCTGCGCGAGAAATATCCTAACGCCACCGTTGTGTTGTACGACGACACGCCGTTTGCGCTCACAGCCCTGCGTAACGGCAATGTGCAGGCGATTACACAAGACGGCTCCAAACTGGTGGCCATTCTGGGCAATTTGCCAGACAAAGATAAATACGAAATTCCGGCTTTTTCAATCTCTGAAGAGCTGGAAGGTGTCGGTGTACCGAAAGGTGAAGCGCGCCTGACCGCGTTCCTGAACGACACCCTCAAAGATTTGGAAAAGAACGGCACGGCCAGCAAAATTTACGATCGCTGGTTTGGCCCGACTACCAAAGCGCCGCTGCCACGGTTGTTCAAAATCGGCGACGCGCACATCCGCGCCCAGTAA